Proteins from one Oscillatoria nigro-viridis PCC 7112 genomic window:
- a CDS encoding DUF4870 domain-containing protein, whose amino-acid sequence MYDSDKRKLLSLVCHGAIFFSTLLFSIGAPIAVLLVSDDPVVKENATEAINFHLNVWLYSAVIVALTVVTFGLAGFILVPLGYLLHWGLTIMAILHVLQTPNQPYRYPLIFRIV is encoded by the coding sequence GCGGAAGCTGCTATCACTGGTGTGCCACGGGGCGATTTTTTTTAGTACGTTACTGTTCTCGATCGGAGCGCCGATCGCTGTATTGTTAGTATCAGATGACCCCGTTGTCAAAGAAAACGCCACAGAAGCCATCAATTTTCACCTTAATGTATGGCTGTACAGCGCCGTAATTGTGGCGTTAACTGTCGTCACTTTCGGTCTTGCTGGCTTTATCCTAGTGCCCCTAGGTTATTTGCTGCACTGGGGACTGACAATAATGGCTATCCTCCACGTTTTGCAAACACCCAACCAACCTTACCGCTACCCTTTGATTTTCCGAATAGTTTAG